The Labrus mixtus chromosome 16, fLabMix1.1, whole genome shotgun sequence genome window below encodes:
- the stm gene encoding protein starmaker — MFVRCVVLLLLVISAVSLAAPVPDRSEALLIHLNGGSTDEPVTSQPESDESTLSPDTTDTSAHIETEQNSDTYSKGDTKPETEDTDTDKDDSTSEKDLMEGDGVDSRDTEGKEGEETDLSEEVKPAGGEQQVVSKEDVSEQNEDIEKEDEDTSDGDMETSESDNDSSEMVDSKEEEVEPTKDEQEVTTKEDDSETVPDNQENTSEDKSDSKDKGTDSAEHEQERTTKEDDSAGNDDKKNKDEDNDEMNDRNSDTSQSNSDGGDNDDIGEKSDNSDSSDNDDSGDDGDHSKKVENSDNDDNDENNDNDDNNDNNDNGDKGDHSNGDNDENGDNGDNSDHSQSDDTSDVTVGGDENNSSDRREDGDDGDDKNSSDGRDKTENGNGGGVSNNSSDGDDEVDDGDDGDDGDSSNNSNNSNSEAEPYHEMADNVTGDDEVKQEESAKPDKQQPDDQSPHTPDSTEVTSSDQPDKPDDSPHATTAAMK; from the exons ATGTTCGTACG gtgtgttgtgttgctgctgctggtcaTCAGTGCTGTCTCTCTTGCAGCTCCAGTCCCAG ATAGAAGTGAAGCTTTGCTGATCCACCTAAacg GAGGAAGTACAGATGAACCTGTGACCTCACAACCAg AGTCAGATGAGTCAACCCTGTCTCCAG acACTACCGACACTTCAGCTCATATTGAAACTGAGCAGAACAGTGACACCTACTCAAAGGGCGACACTAAACCTGAAACTGAGGACACTGATACAGACAAGGATGACAGCACGTCAGAGAAGGACTTAATGGAGGGAGATGGGGTAGATAGTAGGGACAcagaggggaaggagggagaggaaacagATTTGTCAGAAGAGGTCAAACCAGCAGGAGGTGAACAGCAGGTGGTCTCAAAAGAAGACGTCAGTGAACAGAATGAAGACATTGAAAAAGAGGACGAAGATACAAGTGACGGAGACATGGAAACAAGTGAGTCTGACAATGACAGCAGTGAAATGGTGGACTccaaggaagaggaggtggagccaACCAAAGATGAGCAAGAAGTGACCACAAAGGAGGACGACAGTGAAACTGTACCTGACAATCAGGAGAACACAAGTGAAGACAAATCTGACTCCAAGGACAAGGGGACTGACTCAGCTGAACATGAGCAGGAGAGGACCACAAAGGAGGACGACAGTGCTGGGAATgatgacaaaaagaacaaagacgAGGATAATGACGAAATGAATGATAGAAACAGTGACACAAGTCAGTCCAACAGTGATGGAGGTGACAATGATGACATAGGGGAGAAAAGTGACAACAGTGACAGCAGTGACAATGATGATAGCGGTGACGACGGTGACCAcagcaaaaaagttgaaaacagtgACAACGATGACAACGATGAAAACAATGACAACGAtgacaacaatgacaacaatgaTAACGGTGACAAAGGTGACCACAGCAATGGTGACAATGATGAAAACGGGGACAATGGCGACAACAGTGACCATAGCCAAAGCGATGACACTAGTGATGTCACTGTTGGTGGTGATGAAAATAACAGCAGTGACAGAAGGGAAGAtggagatgatggtgatgacaaAAACAGCAGTGACGGCCGTGACAAAACTGAAAATGGCAATGGTGGTGGTGTTAGCAATAATAGCAGTGACGGCGATGACGaggttgatgatggtgatgatggtgatgatggagACAGCAGTAACAACAGTAACAACAGTAACAGTGAAGCTGAGCCTTACCATGAGATGGCAGACAATGTCACTGGGGATGATGAGGTGAAACAGGAAGAGTCTGCAAAACCTGACAAGCAGCAACCTGATGACCAGAGTCCACACACTCCTGACTCCACCGAAG